A genomic segment from Phragmites australis chromosome 6, lpPhrAust1.1, whole genome shotgun sequence encodes:
- the LOC133920376 gene encoding uncharacterized protein LOC133920376 isoform X1: MKRLLAHGQFVGYPSRSFSGKPPALPALCNSVLPSHKFYSTEKHDETLSEIGEKARSTAEEFLRVAKDKTDEVSESAKEALHETKEAVVGESEEDKETFKRRVEEGKYHQK; encoded by the exons ATGAAGAGGCTGCTTGCTCATGGGCAGTTCGTCGGCTACCCCTCTCGGAGTTTTTCGGGGAAGCCCCCTGCTTTACCTGCACTTTGCAACAGTGTTCTCCCCAGCCACAAG TTCTATTCAACCGAGAAGCATGATGAGACACTGAGTGAAATTGGAGAAAAGGCACGATCGACAGCAGAAGAGTTCCTGAGGGTGGCCAAGGACAAGACTGACGAGGTCAGCGAGAGCGCAAAGGAAGCATTGCACGAGACGAAGGAAGCGGTGGTCGGGGAGTCAGAGGAAGACAAGGAGACCTTCAAAAGGAGGGTCGAGGAAGGGAAGTACCATCAGAAATAA
- the LOC133920376 gene encoding uncharacterized protein LOC133920376 isoform X2: protein MKRLLAHGQFVGYPSRSFSGKPPALPALCNSVLPSHKHDETLSEIGEKARSTAEEFLRVAKDKTDEVSESAKEALHETKEAVVGESEEDKETFKRRVEEGKYHQK, encoded by the exons ATGAAGAGGCTGCTTGCTCATGGGCAGTTCGTCGGCTACCCCTCTCGGAGTTTTTCGGGGAAGCCCCCTGCTTTACCTGCACTTTGCAACAGTGTTCTCCCCAGCCACAAG CATGATGAGACACTGAGTGAAATTGGAGAAAAGGCACGATCGACAGCAGAAGAGTTCCTGAGGGTGGCCAAGGACAAGACTGACGAGGTCAGCGAGAGCGCAAAGGAAGCATTGCACGAGACGAAGGAAGCGGTGGTCGGGGAGTCAGAGGAAGACAAGGAGACCTTCAAAAGGAGGGTCGAGGAAGGGAAGTACCATCAGAAATAA